The DNA region TTGCTTTAACACTAAAAGAGCCTACTGCAAGAAGATTTAATCACTAAACTCACACAAAGAAAGGCATAAAGTTCCAAGAATGAGAAAAACTCACCTTGGAATCCTTGCTTTCTTCCTTGACTTTTTCACCTAAAAATTTACAGAACTTTTAGGTTGCCAGTTTCATATGAACAACCAACTTACTAAGACAAAAAAGATCTCAATGCAGATAAGCAGTCAACTGAAAAGAGAACACATAGATAGAAACAACTTATTTTACATAAGACAGGTATCATAAAAGGATAATCATACAATGTCCGTCTAGTTTCTTCTACTTATTTGATGGTTATGCGTCTGAGTCAGTTTCACAGCATCAACAAAACCCAAATTTATATGAAAGACTAATTATAAGAAAAATTCTAAAGTGGACTCCAAATTGTTATTctaaatatatatatctaaAGTAATTGCTTAAAACTAGCCTTCAAAAGATTGTGATCAACCAAAACATGAACACTGAAAAAATGTATTACCATGTATTGATGGCTTTAAGCATGTTAAACTTGGCCAAACAAGTGCCAATTCATTCACAAGTTTTATATTATTTCTAGTTCAACAAAGCTCCAATATCATGCATCTCACCTGTATCTGATTGGCCCCTTCTAACTACTAAGTTCATggtgttctttctttcttacatTACTACAAAAAGGAACCGGAAATGTACTCCTCTGTACAGTCTGACCAAAGATCCATTACTAccttttaataataataacagtAACACCACATAGCCAATGAGAGAGGAGAGAGGGAGAAGACTCACCTGGATCTTTGTCCTTGGTCTTTCTTGCCCTTTTTCTTGATCCTTCATCCTATAACAATAGCCAATAATTCAGCCCGTGTCCTACTCCAACAAAAAGCACTTAATTGCAAATTAAGGAAGATTCTCATTCCCACTTGAACAAAAAGAGATTCAGGAAATTAAGTGAAAAAACTAAACCAGATCAGTCTTCCTTTTTGAACCAAAGCCAGAAgctgaaaaacaaaaaaaggaaaattattaTTCAGCATTCATAACCTTGATCATAATAATGTAAAGAAACTAGGAAGAGAACAACCTTTTGATGATAAAGATTTCTTTGAATCTCTTGGAGCCTTCTGAAAATATAAGATTTCGGTGAGATAATCAATTTGACCGGTATTGAACACCAGACAGTTTATCAGATGATTCAGATCCATTTTAgttaagagagaaaaataaagcgAAACTACAATCTTCCAAATCATGCTGAAATACTGGATAGTTTTCTAAAGGTTTAATCGAAGAGAAAAAATACATTAATTGAGATTATTTTGTTGCATAATTAAACAACATATGTGTGAAGGTTATTATCTTACATACGTGTATGGGTAGGGTTGGGTACTAGAATACATGTACCCAAACCAAAACCCGCAAAATTTATTGGACAATTACCCATACCCGACCCATTTAATGGGGTATGTACCCTACCAGGTACGGATAACTTTTATGAGTACCCACTTAGCTGGCTTTAATTTCCGTCCCTCACCCCTGCCACCACAATATTGTCCTTCATCTTGCTATCCAGAGTCCAGACCCCCAAGTTCTGCCATTCTTTCTTTCTCCTCAGTCCTCTCCTTTTCTATTTTTCCTCCATTTACCCACCAGATCTCTTGCACCCGTTGGAAGTAAAAGCTTCAGAAGGGTGCTTTAAATTGAAATAGCCCATAAACTTCGGGATTAGTAGTGTAGTGGGTATTGATATAGAATAATAAAAGTAATAAATGTGAAAATATAGAATTTGACAAATAATAGATAAAGGACTGACTGGTTTGGCTAAGgcccaaattttttttaaatacttcCTTCTATAGCACAAGCAGTGTTTATATCCACAAAAAGCTAATGAAAACAGCCTGAAATTTGGCTTGCTCAATTGGTTATTGACTGGTTTTGACCAGTCCAAAGTGATCCCACCTGGTCTTGAACTCAGGTATGGCTTTATGAGCTAAGCCATAGTGACTTGATATTGGGCTCAAAGTCACAGATCAAACTGTCTAGCCCAGTCTAACTATCAGGTTGAGTGAAGACAACACTACTTAAAACAAATAAGCGGAAAACCAATCCCACCTGTGCCTACTTAGAAGTtggataaataattaaatatacatTTACATGCATCACATTACACACAATTCTTCAGAGGAACTTTGTCAACTTTCACATTGTTTTAGTGGGAATTCATTCTGCACTAAGATCTATCACTCAAAGGCAATAATACATAGAGACATAAATGATACCAAGTTACCTACAGTTCCACTCATTGAAAACATCATCACAATCTGGCAATGAAGATAAACATCGACCAAAATTTTCTCCCAGCTTCTTATAAAGGAATACTTGGGGGTTGTTTGATGCTCTTCAGTTTTTctgaatttaaaaattattttcatgtgcaatttttaaaacttgatattcagaagaaaagaaaaaagaacaatGTAAACGAGATGCTTTGCAAAACTCAAAGACCCGTGACttgaaaactaaaactaaaaataataacgGTTTTTTAGATTCATATCAAAcgatttcttttcttcttcagtttGTAAAAACTAAACAATTTTACAAACCAGTAATCAAACGGGCCCTTAGCTACGTAGAGTGCAGACAACAAAATACTCAAATATTATCATGCGTTCATATTCCATCATGAAATTACAGTTATCAGCAGCAAACTTTTCAGGATATTAAAGTTGTATTTTGTTATATATTGATCCCTGTCCCACCAATATATATACCCAAAAGAATTACACTTCCCCGAACAAGTATGTCCTTGTATCttctaaaaaaattagtaaaagaaATAAAGAATATGAAAGGTGGAgggcatctgaagagaacttggATACATGATGAGAGCGGGATTTTACTTTAAGCCTCCAATACCAGATTAAACGTTTTATCTATAGCCCATGACAAGTTAGAGATCAAGATAACCTTTTCCTTAGTTGCTTAGAGATACAGACAATGTCACCCAAAAAGAGATACATACAACACACAATTTCAAAGAATCACAAATCTTAGATGCTAATTTACCATAGTTCCTTTTAAGTACAAAAAGAGAGGAATCTAGTGTTGGCATGATTAtacatttataaaatataaaagagatgcaaaaaaataattgaacatTTTTCTTTATAACTGGTAAGTGCTGGCTCTCATGCTAACAATTTAAAAGCTTACCTTTTCTTCCACTTTCTTGAATAATGTAGATATAGTAGCCTGAACAAGTGAGCCACGAGTACTGGAAACAACTTCAGTAGTTGCAGTACCTGAAGCAGATTGATACACTTTCTTGCGTTTTGACTCGGAAGCACACTCTTTATTTTCCGTCGGAAGTTGATCTCCTGCTGCATCGCCCCCATCGTCGATGTCAATAACTACAGTTTCTATCTGTACTCCATGAATTAAggaagataaaagaaaaaatcacTGATGATATAGAATATAAGATCAATGAACTTCTAAAGCCCAGGTTGAGTGGTGATCAAAGACATCAAAGATCAAAAAGGAAAATCTAGTTGAACACTCCTATTCAATCAACTTATAAACTATAACGGTCATTTGGATGTATTATGAACAGTAAAGTTGAATTGCAAAATTCAAGGATGaggttcatttgaaaaattgcATGCAAAAGCATAGCTTGCATTTTTCACCCCAACATTAAGGGGATACCAAACTAACTATAAGGATATTTGCGGTATTATGACCATTCGCACTAGTGTCAACTTCTACTTTTTCTTCATGTTCGGAAAGGTCAGGACTGCTTTCACCAGAATCACCTGAAGAAGGCTCAGCAAACCTGGCCCAACAAAAGATCTACATGAATAGGACTTCAAGTcataaatgataaaaaatttaCTTAATGAGATATTGCACTTAAAGTTAAATAGCTCAAAACTAAATAGTCacacaaaaataaaacttaatttttttaggCAATGTGGGATGGTCTATCAGCATATGACAAGTAATGTTTTGTTACACCATTACTCTTTCTTTACTTTATGTTGGAAAGAAACACATATCATGTAAACTAAAATAGTCTGGCTTATACTTGTATGATTTTGTCGCAGTTCTAGCTGAATGGCGGACTGGAACCAATTCCTTTGTGTCTTTTAAATTGATTTCACTCTCCTCAGATAAATCATCTTCAATGGGTGTCTCTGGTGAATCTTCCTCTGCAGGTTGAACCCTGGTTCTGGTAACACCTTGATTAACTACAGAAGCTGCACCTGCACCTGCACCCCCTTTAAAGTCATATTCAGCTTGCTGTCCCTGAAAGAGAAGGAGATTCCAAGAGTTCATCATGAAAAAACAACATTATATTCTCGTCATGACAAATGAGGAAATACAGAAGCTTCTTGTAGCCAGACCACTATAACACTCTAAAAATACCTAACCTCATACAATTCCTTAGGAAATTCCAGTCTGGCTTCTTCTGGGTTCTCATCTTTCCTCCCAATCCACCATGCATCCGAAAATACAATCtagtaaaatcaagaaattgTTGATAAATAAGGAACACAGGAATTCATGCCCAAAAAGCTCAATGCAGTAGATACATATTTGTaatataagaagaaaaaagaaatgcaAAAACTTTTTTATTCCTAGACCAACAAGAAGTCACAAGCACAAGGAGTGGGAAAGAACATAAGCTTTGTTAGACCGAGAGATAACTATATtataaagaagaaagaagaaacaaatcagtaatgaaaaaaattaactctAATACCACAAACACGGGAATAAAGAAACAGAATGAGTATGAAATGGGAATAATGAAAGCACTTAATAAATTCTAGTTCTCTTACTATTTTGCTCCATATTATGGAAGAAACAATTCATTCTTCCATCCAACCTACAGATTAATTCATTTAGGGCTCTTAATTTTATGCTATGGAGAACATAACAAGAAATACCAGCACCATTATTTTCCTTACCCAAGTACCTATTCACCCATCATGACATAAAAGGATAGTCAGCATGCACGAGGAAGTTTTTTTGACCAAGGTTTCATTATTCCCCTAAAAATTTGATCATTAATCTATCATCCTGTAGTTCATGGCTCAGAGGCAAACAAAAAATAACCAGGAAGGGTGAATAAAACCAACCATGTTATCAAAAAAATCTTCACACATAACACTCTTTCCACCTCTAGAGAACTGTAGAGTCAAGTATCTGTTCTTTGGATATACAATAGTCCCAAATAACTTCATTCGCCCCTGTAAAGTACACGCGAAAATGCATCAGTCACCAATAAACAACACACCAAATCAAAAGCCCTAAAATGTTAAACAACTTaaatgacaaaaaaataaatatatagatatatCAAAACAAACATTTCCACTCTTGCTTTCCATTTCCTTCAAGCAAGATTTAGATCAACAAGTTGCCATTTATGCTAAGTCCAGCGCCGATTAATCTGATTTGTTAATTACATGCTACAACAGGACATGCCACTTCAGCTGAGTCAGACAAATCTGTTACAGCCTCAGCCAACATGGAAGAACAGATCAAGGTGTTCACTCCAAGTTAAGGGAATACATGAGGTGAGCCTTGGAGGGAAGGAGTGTAGGCAAACTTTCCTCACAGTACACACTCTTCTCTCTAGCTTTTCTCCGAATTTCTTCCTCTTGAACTCTACTTCTTACTTCTTTTCCTTCCATCATAGTTTCTTTTACTAGTAACTAACCCTAGTTTTTCATTACAAATTTAGAATTCTCTTATTACAGTTCCAGTTAGTCCATTCACTGACACCAAGAATAAAATTGTCAACCCCATTACAACTTCACAAGCAGTTCTCAATTTCTGCTCAGTATGTTAAATCACACACTCAAATGACTAAATTGCAAGCAGTGCCACCCTTCCAAATTCCAATGACTAAATCatcaaaaaataaactttttcaaaAATTGAAACAAACCCAATTCTTAGCACCCCTCAAATCAACAATAAATGCAAAAGGGTAAGTAAAACAAGAGGAATAACAACCTGTGGAAAATCGAGATAGAGAATGGGGTTTTTGGTACCCAAATCTTTGAGATCACCGATCTTGCCACCAGCAACAGGAGCAAAGAGACCagggaaggagaagaggaaccTGCTGCTTTTCCTGTGAGATTTCTTGATGATGTCTTTGCCGTGATGCTTGGCGACGATGGAAGAAGGGTTGAGGTGGATGGAGCTTCTGGCTGGAGTCTCAGAGAGAATGTTGTTGGAGAAGGCCAAGGATTTGAGCCTGTTGCGCTCTGTGACTTCTGGGTTTGTCGCCTCCATGTCttcatctccatcatcatcgtccctcttcttcttcgtctTCCCTCGCGCCATTTTTTCTATTCTTCTGTGCTCACTGCTCACAATCACAAGCGGGAATACAAGAGTACACTTACCCTAAGGGAAATGGAAAGTTGGCAAATGTTTACAACTTGCAAAGTTGTCCTGCGATTTAGCGTACTCTCGCGATTTTGACCCGGGTGTGGTGAAGGTCAAATGTCTTTTCAATAGTGCGGTTTCTAATGATCGAACATTCAACCTAGGGATTTGAACAACCACTTTTACTACTACGATCGATTGGCACCCTTTGGGTAGATCATGGGATTTTAAATTATGTGTTCTTTTCTTAATAACGAAACTTGCAAGGATCCATCTTTAAGGTGTTTATAGATACAAAAGAAGTAAGGACAATAGCGTGGAACATTAGAGGAGGTGCGGGCGCATATGAGCAAATGAGGGTTAAGGAGCTTGTTTGGTTTTTTAAGCCTTTTATTTTCACTCTTGTGGAATCGCATCGTTTCTTTGTTAGGGCGGTCTCTTCCTAAGGCAACCAAGGCTATCAGCTGTGTTGTGAAGTTAAAGCGGTACTAGGTCATAGTGCGGGCAACTAGTTTCTTGTGCCTTAGAAGTCAAAATAAGGACTTTGCCACCTATGTTGTTGATCTGCGTGCACAACCAGTTGTTGTAGCTATTGAACAAAGAAGGGGAAGGTGGGTGTAGACAGTCATGTATGCGAGCCTGAATCCAACTAGAAAGAAGATTTCTTGAATTACCTTACTAACCTTAGACGTCATATTGGTGATATGTGGTTGGGGTGGAGTGACTAAAATGAAACTTGTTCTCCTCCTGAGGTTTCGGGAGGGGATTATTGGGAGTCGCGAGCCCTGAAGATGTTGGATACGATGGATGAGTGCAATTTCCTTTCCCTTGGAGCTCTTGGTTATAAGTTTACTTATGAAAGGAAACACAATAGAATAAGAGTGTTCAATGGCGGATGCACGTATATCATTATGGGGGCAAATTCCCGCACGAAAATTTTGACATATTAGTAGTAATATATACTAATATATCTATAATTCGACCCCACTGCCCCATAAATAGTATAACTTCTCTTCTTTTACAGTTTTAATTGCCCTAACTGCCCCACACATAGAATCCACATATATCTATATTAAGTTTATTGATTGGTAGATAAAGTTTGTttcacacttcatttccacttacACTTATaacatataagaaaaaaatggagaaaCGAGAGATAtaaaaagggaaagaaaagaaatataagAGAAGAGAGtaagtaaaaattaaatgaaaagaaaatgttagatgtgaatgaatcaaaattGTTTTGCTTCTAATCTTACTAGAATTCTAATAAAGTAACTCATAGTTTGGAtaaatcaatttaaaattttaagaaaatcaaaagaatgagaaatataatttattttagttattgttagttttgaaatattttttgaacaaatattttagGGATTGGATAAAGAGAATTTAATAGATTAAGGGTGTGTCGGTGTGAGATGTTATGGAAGAgatttttagaattttttgtAAAAGGGTGAAATTTTAAatcttttattttgagttagaaaaatgtcaaaaaaaaatagttggCATTTTAAAAATTCTCTTATTTAATAGTGAGTGAGAAAAATTCCAAAAAAACCATTTAATGCTCTATTGAAATTATAAGTGGATAAATAAGTGAACGattattttaaaacatatagTAACCTTTAACTTTTCATCATACATGTGTGTTGCCCCCATAACTTAAAAGTTCTGGATCCGGTCACTGAGAGTGCTAGCAAAGAGGTTGGATAGAGGATTGGGGATGTAGCATGGAGGTTCTATTTTCCATAGACGTATGTGGAGTATTTGACCCGTTTGTATTCCGATCATTCACCCTTCTTCATTAGGTGTTATATAGATATTGGAGACAAGTAGACTACACCGTCTCATTTTCTTGCAGTCACTTATCCTTCCTTTGAGTATTTGGTTGGTGAAACTTGGAAAAAGGATCTCACGTCTTTGGTGGCTAAGCTACAAAATATGCAGGAAGTTTCTCTAGCTCTCACTAAGAATGTTTTTATCCATTATAGGAAAAAGGATAATGGAGCGGCAATTACGAGGGGCTCAGTAGGAATTTGGTTGGTTCTCAATCGAAGCTCCAATGTGTTTGGAGTAGGCGTTGCAAAAGGAGTATGATGATATTCTCCTTCATGAAGAGTTATTTTGGTAGCCAAAATCACATGAAATCGTGGTGAGGTTTGATGAACGAAACAGGAAATTTATTCACGCACAAACGAGggtgaggaggaagaggaacaaGATCCATGGGCTTTTGTAGACGAGGGACTTTGGTGTACATATCCAAAAGTGCTTCAAGAGGAAGCACACAATTTGTTTACTAGCATGTTTTCTATGTGCGTCCAGCTATCTAGACATTGTATTATGGAGAACAAGACCCATCCATACCACATGTAGAGAAGGAGAAGTTCATTTGTCTTGTTTCTATAGAGGAAGTAAGGAGAGCA from Lotus japonicus ecotype B-129 chromosome 2, LjGifu_v1.2 includes:
- the LOC130738612 gene encoding DNA-binding protein RHL1 isoform X2, coding for MARGKTKKKRDDDDGDEDMEATNPEVTERNRLKSLAFSNNILSETPARSSIHLNPSSIVAKHHGKDIIKKSHRKSSRFLFSFPGLFAPVAGGKIGDLKDLGTKNPILYLDFPQGRMKLFGTIVYPKNRYLTLQFSRGGKSVMCEDFFDNMIVFSDAWWIGRKDENPEEARLEFPKELYEGQQAEYDFKGGAGAGAASVVNQGVTRTRVQPAEEDSPETPIEDDLSEESEINLKDTKELVPVRHSARTATKSYKFAEPSSGDSGESSPDLSEHEEKVEVDTSANGHNTAKIETVVIDIDDGGDAAGDQLPTENKECASESKRKKVYQSASGTATTEVVSSTRGSLVQATISTLFKKVEEKAPRDSKKSLSSKASGFGSKRKTDLDEGSRKRARKTKDKDPGEKVKEESKDSKVEDDEDDDDIEEFSNAAEGTDASDEDWAA
- the LOC130738612 gene encoding DNA-binding protein RHL1 isoform X1; amino-acid sequence: MARGKTKKKRDDDDGDEDMEATNPEVTERNRLKSLAFSNNILSETPARSSIHLNPSSIVAKHHGKDIIKKSHRKSSRFLFSFPGLFAPVAGGKIGDLKDLGTKNPILYLDFPQGRMKLFGTIVYPKNRYLTLQFSRGGKSVMCEDFFDNMIVFSDAWWIGRKDENPEEARLEFPKELYEGQQAEYDFKGGAGAGAASVVNQGVTRTRVQPAEEDSPETPIEDDLSEESEINLKDTKELVPVRHSARTATKSYKFAEPSSGDSGESSPDLSEHEEKVEVDTSANGHNTAKIETVVIDIDDGGDAAGDQLPTENKECASESKRKKVYQSASGTATTEVVSSTRGSLVQATISTLFKKVEEKKAPRDSKKSLSSKASGFGSKRKTDLDEGSRKRARKTKDKDPGEKVKEESKDSKVEDDEDDDDIEEFSNAAEGTDASDEDWAA
- the LOC130738612 gene encoding DNA-binding protein RHL1 isoform X3, coding for MARGKTKKKRDDDDGDEDMEATNPEVTERNRLKSLAFSNNILSETPARSSIHLNPSSIVAKHHGKDIIKKSHRKSSRFLFSFPGLFAPVAGGKIGDLKDLGTKNPILYLDFPQGRMKLFGTIVYPKNRYLTLQFSRGGKSVMCEDFFDNMIVFSDAWWIGRKDENPEEARLEFPKELYEGQQAEYDFKGGAGAGAASVVNQGVTRTRVQPAEEDSPETPIEDDLSEESEINLKDTKELVPVRHSARTATKSYKFAEPSSGDSGESSPDLSEHEEKVEVDTSANGHNTAKIETVVIDIDDGGDAAGDQLPTENKECASESKRKKVYQSASGTATTEVVSSTRGSLVQATISTLFKKVEEKKAPRDSKKSLSSKASGFGSKRKTDLDEGSRKRARKTKDKDPG